A segment of the Crassostrea angulata isolate pt1a10 chromosome 10, ASM2561291v2, whole genome shotgun sequence genome:
AGGCCTCTTTTCTCCTCTCAAAAAGCGCAGTTATTTAGGTAACCGCACGTGCGAAACTTTCACCTCTTTATTTGCTTCAACGCCATGCAGTAGTTGTAAGATGTCCCATCCCATCCCATCGTAACATTTTGGTCCCTGGTAAAACATTCTTTTAGGATTTCGCTCGAGGTATGGGATTCCCATCATATGGAAtgtgcggatccagaaaaaaattccaggggggggggggtccgaagggcaattttgttttgttggggggggggggggggctatttttgtattttttatttttccggacccccccccccccccctcccctagATCCGCACATGCAGGGAATTACTTGTTCATCATTCAGTATTAAATTACAGGTTGTCAATCATACACGGAGTGTCTCTCTACCTTATTTCACCACTTGCCCGCTAAGCTTTATGACTTTATGTAAAACATTGCaagaatttcaatatttaatttaaataactttCAATGATTTGTTATTTACATACGGTTAAATTGTAGAAAGATGGGGAAACAAAGTAGCAAACTGAAGCCCGAAACATTAGAAGATCTAAAAACACAGACCAATTTCAGTGATGCCGAGCTCCTAGAATGGtataaaggatttttatttgaatgtCCTACAGGAGAACTCTCCGTAGAAGAATTTCGCAATATATACAGAAAACTTTTCCCACATGGAAATGCAGAAAAATTTGCCGAACACGTCTTTCGAGCGTTCGATGAAAATCGAGATGGAAAACTGGATTTTCGAGAGTTCATTTGTGCAGTTGGAATCACTTCTCGGGGAACACTGGAGACCAAAGCAAAGCTTGCTTTTAGGATATATGACTTAGACAAGGACGGATACATTACTGAACATGAAATGACGgaaattttaaaggtaaattcagagagagagagagagagagagagagagagagagagagagagagagagagagagagagagagaaaatattgTATAGTTGTAATGCAATGCACCATGAcctatattataattattttaatccaCTTTCATACAAGATGAATATTTAGGTGaagtttaacattaattttgggTACCCTTCAGGCCATGTACAAAATGACAAGAGAATCCCAGAAAGGCGGCCTTTCAGCAGAAGAGAAAACGAAAGAAATCTTCATGAAAATGGACAAAAACCAAGATGGAAATCTTTCTATGCAAGAGTTCATTAAAGGCGTGCAGACGGACGTCTCCATTTTACGCCTCCTAACCAGTGCCTCAAACACAGGTTGAATGGGGATCATTTCTTTATACACGTTATCAAAGTTGTTGCACATTATGTTATATTTATGAGAATGTACAATGGTCAAAGTGAAATATGTATGTTTCTGATGATTTCATCTAAAAACACTCTTGTACAGTGTGAATACAGTTAACTTCTACAGAGGAGCTTTAAAATACCAGATGCCAGTAACCTGGTTGTATCGCTTTCAAGATGAACTTAAACTGGAAACtggttttaaaatcatatagAATTATCCAATACTGTAAGCAAACTTTCATATGCTgcatttattttgcaattttccaGTTATAATCTGGTTCACAATGACTGATCTTCATGACGAAGTCCCACAGGGCTGAAAATATTTTCTCCTATGCGATTAAGTGTTGGTTTACAATATTACTTGTTCATAATACAGACGCTTTATTAATCCCGGTGAAGACATGCAAGTTCAGAACTAAAGTGTCTGGATTAACAAGACTCAACTGCAATTAATTAACTGTATGTTCAAACATGCATGAATTTCTAGCCTGACTTTGTAATGCACTATTTAACATTTTACGTCATCTCCAGTCagtaaaatgatatatttttgatgaGTTCCATACTAACAATTTATCTGTATACTggaaatatatgtaaattatcATAATGGACAGGTTAGTTTTAAATCCCCAGAGTAGCTGACACTCAATgttgtacattgtaaataacTTTTGGGGAAAAAATACCCATCACATGTCTTTTGTATACTTTTAATCAATAACAGCACATTCTATAAAACTGCATTTCAATTGTATCAATATTGCACTTCAATAAATCATACAGTACACATGATTCAGCGGTTTATGAACTACCAAGCAATATAAAGTCATAAATAAGTCAAGCTCACATTCGATCCATTTCCCAGGATGAAAGACAAATCAAATGCGACTGCATCAATAAACTTGGAGGAATGCACTAGTCTTGAAATACTggtaaactttataaaaaaaaagttaattactAAAACTATTATCAAGCTGGTATATTGTTTTCTTCTCTGGGGAATACAGAAACTTTTCATTAAGTGTATCCTCACATACtggtaaaatcgttaaacaaataGAAGAGACACAACATCCAATTGATAAATATCAAGTTACGTCCCTTGAAAGCCTTTATTTGAGTCACGGGATCAGCCGGGGATTATCTACCATGTCAGGGATTGGAGTCATTGTAGATAAAGACAGAGGCTAATTCATCATGTTCGTAGGTTCTTTTCAGGAAATTGTCAGTTATTCTAAGTCCTGATATTGtctaaaaaagaaagaaaaaaataattttctttattgaaaaaaaaaaaattcttttgactGACGGAATGCAATATAAATGCATCTGAGCACATAAGAAGAATTTTAgctataaatatttaaaatatactgtatacaggattatttttgcccttttacacttgcaaacTGTTTCGCCCAGacacaatattaaagaaaaattgatACTCTTTCTATAAATActtatttgaaaattgttttgaaataatcttgtcttaaattcgcccgctgacatc
Coding sequences within it:
- the LOC128165510 gene encoding neurocalcin homolog isoform X1, which encodes MRLVVDEKGAFIKMGKQSSKLKPETLEDLKTQTNFSDAELLEWYKGFLFECPTGELSVEEFRNIYRKLFPHGNAEKFAEHVFRAFDENRDGKLDFREFICAVGITSRGTLETKAKLAFRIYDLDKDGYITEHEMTEILKAMYKMTRESQKGGLSAEEKTKEIFMKMDKNQDGNLSMQEFIKGVQTDVSILRLLTSASNTG
- the LOC128165510 gene encoding neurocalcin homolog isoform X2; translation: MGKQSSKLKPETLEDLKTQTNFSDAELLEWYKGFLFECPTGELSVEEFRNIYRKLFPHGNAEKFAEHVFRAFDENRDGKLDFREFICAVGITSRGTLETKAKLAFRIYDLDKDGYITEHEMTEILKAMYKMTRESQKGGLSAEEKTKEIFMKMDKNQDGNLSMQEFIKGVQTDVSILRLLTSASNTG